One genomic window of Nitrosomonas sp. Is35 includes the following:
- a CDS encoding ClpXP protease specificity-enhancing factor — protein sequence MSDNSTKPYLIRSIYEWCNDSGFTPFVSVKAYPELDVPMQYIKNGEIVFNISANAVHALIINNESISFDARFNGIARKLNIPIDAVKGIFAKEVNQGIAFPSEDEEIKNEIAIEKSSDSVQDSLVAQPKTSGKPKLRIIK from the coding sequence ATGAGTGATAATTCAACGAAACCATATTTGATTCGTTCCATATATGAATGGTGCAATGATAGTGGCTTTACCCCTTTTGTATCGGTAAAAGCTTATCCAGAGCTGGATGTTCCTATGCAATACATAAAAAATGGCGAAATAGTTTTTAATATTAGTGCAAATGCAGTTCATGCACTGATCATAAATAATGAATCAATTAGTTTTGATGCTCGGTTTAATGGGATAGCAAGAAAGCTTAATATTCCAATCGATGCAGTTAAAGGAATTTTTGCAAAGGAAGTCAATCAAGGCATAGCATTCCCATCGGAAGACGAAGAGATTAAAAATGAAATTGCCATTGAAAAATCAAGTGATTCAGTTCAAGATTCACTGGTTGCGCAACCCAAAACTTCTGGTAAACCAAAACTTCGCATCATCAAGTAA
- a CDS encoding glutathione S-transferase N-terminal domain-containing protein has product MMTLYSTITCPYSHRCRIVLHEKDMDFQVIDVDPNNKSEDIAVMSPYGKAPVLVERDLVLYESNIINEYIDDRFPHPQLMPADPVMRARARLLLFRFEQELFCHIDAFDGTDQKVIDKARTVIADNLAMISPIFDKQKFMLGDEFSMLDVAIAPLLWRLEHYGIRLPKQAAPLLKYSERLFSRPLFIDALSASEKVMRK; this is encoded by the coding sequence ATGATGACGCTATATTCAACAATTACTTGTCCATACAGTCATCGCTGCAGAATTGTGTTGCACGAGAAAGATATGGATTTTCAAGTAATAGATGTTGATCCAAATAATAAATCAGAAGATATAGCGGTGATGAGTCCCTATGGCAAAGCTCCGGTACTTGTGGAACGCGATCTAGTGTTGTATGAGTCAAATATCATTAATGAATATATTGACGATCGCTTTCCACATCCGCAGCTAATGCCTGCAGATCCAGTAATGCGTGCACGAGCACGGTTGTTGCTGTTTCGTTTTGAGCAGGAATTATTTTGTCATATCGATGCATTTGATGGCACAGATCAGAAGGTCATTGACAAAGCTCGGACAGTTATTGCTGATAATCTTGCGATGATATCGCCAATTTTTGATAAGCAAAAATTCATGCTAGGGGATGAATTTTCAATGCTTGATGTCGCCATTGCACCATTGCTTTGGCGTCTGGAGCATTATGGAATTCGTCTTCCTAAGCAAGCAGCACCATTATTGAAATATTCAGAAAGATTGTTCAGTCGTCCATTATTCATAGATGCATTATCGGCATCAGAGAAAGTAATGCGGAAATGA
- a CDS encoding cytochrome c1 — protein MKKITIALLILCMAPFGVLAGESGMPLDRAPIDTTDNASLQRGAESFVNYCLTCHGASYMRYNRHRDIGYTNEEILSKLVFTGQKVGDLMQSAMRKKEGEEWFGVVPPDLSVIARARGADWLYTYLRAFYRDDATHTGWNNLVFDRVAMPHVLYQLQGEQRLVVKTSDKGEQKSLTLEKAGQLSATEYDKFVGDLVNYLVYLGEPHANARKQLGIEVMIFLLGMLVLSYALKKEYWKDIH, from the coding sequence ATGAAGAAAATAACGATTGCTTTATTAATCTTATGCATGGCTCCGTTTGGCGTTCTTGCTGGTGAATCCGGTATGCCATTGGATAGAGCTCCGATTGATACAACTGACAATGCTTCCTTGCAACGTGGAGCGGAAAGCTTTGTGAACTACTGTTTGACCTGTCATGGCGCGAGTTATATGCGTTATAACCGGCATCGGGATATTGGTTATACAAACGAAGAAATTCTTAGTAAGCTGGTTTTCACAGGTCAGAAAGTTGGCGATCTGATGCAATCAGCTATGCGGAAAAAAGAAGGTGAAGAGTGGTTTGGTGTAGTACCGCCAGATTTGTCGGTCATAGCTCGTGCACGCGGTGCCGATTGGTTGTACACGTACCTGCGTGCATTCTATCGTGATGATGCGACTCATACAGGCTGGAACAATCTGGTTTTTGATCGTGTTGCGATGCCACACGTTTTGTATCAGCTGCAAGGTGAGCAAAGACTGGTGGTTAAAACGTCAGATAAAGGCGAGCAAAAAAGCCTGACACTCGAAAAAGCGGGACAATTGAGTGCAACCGAATATGATAAATTCGTTGGTGATTTAGTTAATTATTTGGTTTATCTGGGCGAACCGCATGCTAATGCGAGAAAACAATTAGGGATTGAAGTGATGATCTTTTTGTTAGGCATGCTAGTTTTATCGTATGCGCTCAAAAAAGAATATTGGAAAGATATTCATTAA
- a CDS encoding cytochrome bc complex cytochrome b subunit: MSNIFNSMLAWVDKRFPLSSNWKAHLSEYYAPKNFNFWYFFGSLALLVLVNQLLTGIFLTMNYKPDASQAFASVEYIMRDVDYGWLIRYMHSTGASMFFVVVYLHMFRGMMYGSYRKPRELLWLIGMVIFFVLMSLAFTGYILPWGQMSYWGAQVIVSMFGAIPSIGETLQQWLLGDFTLSDAALNRFFAYHVVTLPLVLLVLVFVHILALHETGSNNPDGIEIKENKNPETGIPVDGIPFHPYYSVKDIVGVVVFLIVFCGIIFFAPEMGGYFLEYNNFIPANTLQTPDHIAPVWYFTPYYSMLRAVTVNFLGIDAKLWGVILMAGSVVVFCFLPWLDRSPVKSIRYKGPYFKIALTLFVISFFVLGWLGTKSPTPLYTLLAQIFTVIYFAFFVLMPWYSKIDKTKPEPKRLKE; encoded by the coding sequence ATGAGTAATATATTTAATTCAATGCTTGCCTGGGTCGATAAACGTTTTCCGTTGTCGTCAAACTGGAAAGCACACTTGTCCGAATATTATGCACCGAAGAATTTTAATTTCTGGTACTTCTTTGGTTCATTAGCTTTATTGGTTCTTGTCAATCAGTTGCTGACGGGAATTTTTCTTACCATGAATTACAAACCGGATGCCAGTCAAGCTTTTGCATCGGTTGAATATATCATGCGTGATGTGGATTATGGCTGGTTAATCCGTTACATGCATTCGACGGGCGCATCGATGTTTTTCGTCGTGGTCTACCTTCATATGTTTCGTGGAATGATGTATGGATCATACCGTAAGCCGAGAGAGCTGCTCTGGTTGATCGGGATGGTTATATTTTTTGTGCTGATGAGCTTGGCCTTCACCGGATATATTCTTCCATGGGGGCAAATGTCTTATTGGGGAGCGCAAGTAATTGTTAGTATGTTTGGAGCAATTCCGAGTATCGGGGAAACATTGCAACAATGGCTGTTGGGAGATTTTACACTCTCCGATGCTGCCCTGAACCGCTTCTTTGCCTATCATGTTGTGACATTACCCTTAGTATTGCTGGTTTTGGTTTTTGTGCATATTTTAGCGTTACATGAGACGGGATCTAATAATCCTGATGGCATAGAGATTAAAGAGAACAAAAATCCTGAAACGGGTATTCCCGTGGATGGTATTCCATTCCATCCTTATTATTCTGTCAAGGATATCGTTGGTGTCGTAGTATTTCTGATTGTATTTTGCGGGATTATCTTCTTTGCTCCGGAAATGGGCGGGTACTTCCTGGAATATAACAATTTTATCCCAGCAAATACTTTGCAAACACCGGATCATATTGCACCGGTCTGGTACTTCACTCCTTACTACTCGATGTTACGGGCTGTAACAGTCAACTTTCTGGGTATTGATGCTAAGCTTTGGGGTGTTATTTTGATGGCAGGCTCTGTAGTGGTTTTCTGTTTCTTGCCATGGCTGGATAGAAGTCCGGTCAAATCGATACGTTATAAAGGCCCTTATTTCAAAATAGCATTGACACTTTTTGTGATTAGCTTTTTTGTACTGGGCTGGCTGGGAACAAAATCTCCAACACCTTTATACACGTTGCTGGCACAAATCTTTACAGTCATTTATTTTGCATTCTTTGTTTTGATGCCATGGTATAGCAAGATAGATAAAACAAAGCCTGAACCAAAAAGACTAAAAGAGTAG
- the petA gene encoding ubiquinol-cytochrome c reductase iron-sulfur subunit — protein MADSFSINEEMSGRRKFLVAATSVAGGIAGAAIATPFLLSMMPSERAKAAGAPVEVDISKLEPGMLLMVEWRGKVVWILNRTPDMLESLVKVEGQLADPNSDKKQQPDYAKNRTRSIKPEILVAEGVCTHLGCSPVFRKDVAPADLGPDWLGGFFCPCHGSKFDLAGRVYKSVPAPTNMVVPPHVYLSDSRLLIGSESEGSA, from the coding sequence ATGGCGGATAGTTTCAGCATTAATGAAGAGATGAGCGGCAGGAGAAAGTTCCTTGTGGCTGCAACCTCGGTAGCAGGTGGAATTGCTGGCGCTGCGATTGCAACGCCTTTTTTATTGAGCATGATGCCTAGCGAACGGGCGAAAGCAGCTGGAGCCCCTGTAGAAGTTGACATATCCAAGCTTGAACCTGGAATGCTGTTAATGGTTGAATGGCGCGGAAAAGTCGTTTGGATTTTAAATCGTACGCCAGATATGTTGGAAAGTCTGGTTAAAGTTGAAGGTCAGCTTGCTGACCCGAATTCGGATAAGAAACAGCAACCGGATTATGCAAAAAATCGTACACGTTCAATAAAACCTGAGATCTTGGTTGCTGAGGGTGTTTGTACGCACTTAGGTTGCTCGCCTGTATTCAGGAAGGATGTGGCGCCTGCAGATCTGGGTCCCGATTGGTTGGGTGGTTTTTTCTGTCCATGTCACGGTTCAAAATTTGATTTGGCAGGGCGCGTGTATAAAAGTGTGCCGGCTCCAACTAATATGGTTGTTCCTCCTCATGTATATTTGAGCGATAGTCGGCTTTTGATTGGATCTGAAAGCGAGGGATCTGCGTAA
- the secA gene encoding preprotein translocase subunit SecA, with protein sequence MLGNLLKKIFGSRNDRMIKQYTQAVRSINELEPAIAELPDTDLRGKTDEFKQRIQNGETLDALLPEAFAVVRETGKRVLGMRHFDAQLIGGMVLHGGKIAEMRTGEGKTLMATLPAYLNALSGKGVHVVTVNDYLAKRDAEWMGKIYRFLGMSVGVIYAQMPHDEKQAAYAADITYGTNNEYGFDYLRDNMVAHANERAQRVLNFAIVDEVDSILIDEARTPLIISGQAEGDTEIYVRINALVPKLIRQETEESQGDYSVDEKSHQVTLSEAGFEHAEKLLESAGLLKTGSSLYDPANINLVHHLIAGLRAHNLYLLDQHYVVQNDEVVIVDEFTGRLMSGRRWSDGLHQAVEAKEGVAIQKENQTLASITFQNYFRMYQKLSGMTGTADTEAAEFQQIYGLETIIIPTHRPMIREDRMDQIFRTMKEKNEAIVREIRECYESGQPVLVGTTSIENNELLSRLLDRDKLPHQVLNAKQHASEASIVAQAGRPKMITIATNMAGRGTDIVLGGNPEPEIEQIRHDEKLSDEVKKKRIQEVQEKWKLTHEEVLKKGGLHIIGTERHESRRVDNQLRGRSGRQGDPGSSRFFLSLEDPLLRIFASDRVASIMTRLKMPEGEAIEHPWVTRAIENAQRKVEARNFDMRKQLLEYDDVANDQRQVIYQQRNELLEAEQDISETITAIRENVLGDLFNLYIPPQSVEEQWDVAGLEKALAAEYQLHFPVREWLEEESGLHEENLLQRIIDLASDHYQIKVAQVGADIMHHYERVVMLQILDSHWREHLAGLDHLRQGIHLRGYAQKNPKQEYKREAFELFTIMLEEVKREVTKILLTVQIKNEQQVEAVTDTLRSPENIQLHHEAYEEASAEDSGYIKTEDDKTPPFVRQNEKVGRNQPCPCGSGKKYKQCHGKIK encoded by the coding sequence ATGCTAGGCAATCTACTTAAGAAAATTTTTGGCAGCCGCAATGACCGGATGATCAAACAGTATACCCAGGCTGTGCGATCTATCAATGAACTGGAACCGGCTATTGCAGAGTTGCCGGATACCGACTTACGTGGCAAGACGGATGAATTCAAGCAGCGTATTCAAAATGGCGAAACACTGGATGCATTGCTGCCCGAAGCATTTGCTGTGGTTCGTGAGACTGGCAAGCGGGTTCTCGGGATGCGTCATTTTGATGCGCAGCTTATCGGCGGCATGGTTTTGCACGGCGGTAAAATTGCCGAGATGCGTACCGGCGAGGGAAAAACGCTCATGGCAACATTGCCGGCCTACTTGAATGCATTGTCGGGCAAGGGCGTGCACGTTGTCACCGTGAATGATTACCTGGCAAAGCGCGATGCTGAGTGGATGGGTAAGATCTACCGGTTTCTTGGAATGAGTGTCGGAGTTATTTATGCGCAGATGCCGCATGACGAAAAACAAGCTGCTTATGCGGCTGATATCACTTACGGCACCAATAACGAGTATGGCTTTGATTATTTGCGCGACAATATGGTAGCGCATGCGAATGAACGTGCGCAGCGCGTGCTTAATTTCGCAATCGTGGACGAAGTGGATTCGATTTTAATTGATGAGGCGCGCACGCCGCTCATCATTTCGGGCCAGGCGGAAGGTGATACCGAGATCTATGTGCGCATTAACGCACTGGTGCCAAAACTTATCCGGCAGGAAACGGAGGAAAGTCAAGGTGACTATAGTGTGGATGAAAAGTCTCATCAGGTCACGCTGAGCGAAGCCGGTTTTGAACATGCGGAGAAGTTGCTGGAATCGGCTGGACTGCTCAAAACAGGATCTAGCCTTTATGATCCGGCCAATATCAATTTAGTGCATCACCTTATTGCAGGTCTGCGCGCTCATAATTTGTATTTGCTTGATCAGCACTATGTCGTGCAAAACGATGAAGTAGTGATCGTGGATGAATTCACCGGGCGCTTGATGTCCGGCCGCCGTTGGTCCGATGGTTTGCATCAAGCGGTGGAGGCGAAAGAAGGTGTCGCTATTCAGAAAGAAAATCAGACACTTGCTTCCATTACTTTCCAAAATTACTTCCGTATGTACCAAAAATTGTCGGGTATGACCGGTACTGCCGATACGGAAGCAGCTGAATTTCAACAGATTTATGGATTGGAAACCATCATTATTCCAACACATAGACCGATGATTCGGGAGGATCGTATGGATCAGATATTCCGTACGATGAAAGAGAAAAATGAAGCGATTGTTCGTGAAATCAGAGAATGTTATGAAAGTGGCCAGCCGGTATTGGTTGGTACGACTTCTATTGAAAATAACGAGTTATTGTCCAGGTTGCTGGATCGCGACAAACTTCCGCATCAAGTTTTGAATGCTAAACAGCATGCCAGCGAAGCGAGTATTGTCGCACAAGCAGGCCGGCCTAAAATGATTACGATAGCGACTAATATGGCGGGTCGCGGAACGGACATTGTGCTGGGCGGGAACCCGGAACCTGAGATAGAACAGATACGACATGATGAAAAATTAAGTGATGAAGTAAAAAAGAAACGCATTCAAGAAGTGCAAGAAAAATGGAAATTGACGCATGAGGAAGTGCTGAAGAAAGGCGGTTTGCATATCATCGGTACAGAGCGGCACGAATCCCGGCGGGTGGATAATCAATTGCGCGGACGTTCCGGCAGGCAGGGAGATCCGGGTTCCAGCCGTTTTTTCCTCTCGCTTGAAGATCCTTTGTTACGTATTTTTGCCTCGGATCGTGTAGCCAGTATCATGACGCGCCTTAAGATGCCGGAAGGTGAAGCTATTGAGCATCCGTGGGTTACCCGTGCCATTGAGAACGCGCAGCGCAAGGTGGAAGCAAGAAACTTCGATATGCGTAAGCAGTTGCTGGAATACGATGATGTTGCGAATGATCAGCGGCAGGTCATTTATCAGCAGCGCAATGAGTTGTTGGAAGCGGAGCAGGATATCTCGGAAACGATAACCGCGATACGTGAGAATGTTTTGGGAGACTTGTTCAATCTGTATATTCCTCCGCAAAGTGTTGAAGAGCAGTGGGATGTGGCAGGGCTGGAGAAGGCATTGGCAGCGGAGTATCAATTGCATTTCCCGGTGCGCGAGTGGCTTGAAGAAGAATCCGGCCTGCATGAAGAGAATTTACTCCAACGCATTATTGATCTGGCGAGCGACCATTATCAGATTAAGGTTGCACAAGTCGGCGCGGATATCATGCATCACTACGAGCGTGTGGTGATGTTGCAAATCCTCGATTCACATTGGCGGGAGCATTTGGCGGGATTGGATCATTTGCGCCAAGGCATTCACCTGCGCGGCTATGCGCAGAAAAACCCCAAACAGGAATATAAGCGCGAGGCGTTTGAACTTTTTACGATTATGCTCGAAGAAGTCAAGCGAGAAGTTACCAAAATACTGTTGACGGTACAAATCAAGAATGAGCAGCAGGTAGAAGCTGTGACAGACACTTTGCGGTCACCGGAAAATATACAACTTCATCATGAAGCTTATGAAGAAGCATCAGCGGAAGACAGTGGATATATAAAAACTGAGGATGATAAAACCCCGCCCTTTGTGCGTCAGAATGAGAAAGTAGGCCGCAATCAACCCTGCCCTTGCGGTTCAGGTAAGAAATATAAGCAATGTCATGGAAAAATAAAATAG
- a CDS encoding M23 family metallopeptidase has product MNIIFISNNSERARKLALTKVHIVLLMSALLLVIVTVALSLNFVSLRYADRIDAPLLRAVLVNPQEERHQKIQTHLQDNLNIMASKLGQMQAQLLRLDALGERLAESSGIKSGDFSFNQMPGQGGARNDLSAEALSFSEFSLKLQELSNMLDERTDKLGALDSLLRHDRITKFVLPSEMPVETDWFSSGYGYRIDPFTGKRAFHEGVDFTAEVGAPIKAAAGGVVIYSDRHPEYGNMVEIDHGDDLVTRYAHASKRLVNLGEVVLQGQKIAEVGNTGRSTGPHLHFEIRHKDKPQNPAKFLKKPG; this is encoded by the coding sequence ATGAATATTATTTTTATTTCAAATAATTCGGAACGAGCGCGTAAGCTGGCGTTAACCAAAGTCCATATTGTATTATTAATGAGCGCTTTATTACTGGTCATTGTGACGGTGGCGCTGAGCTTGAATTTTGTTTCATTGCGCTACGCCGATCGGATCGATGCGCCTCTTCTGAGAGCCGTATTGGTTAATCCGCAAGAAGAACGGCATCAGAAGATTCAAACGCATCTGCAAGATAATTTAAATATCATGGCGAGTAAATTAGGCCAAATGCAGGCGCAGTTACTCCGCTTGGATGCTTTGGGTGAGCGTCTGGCGGAATCTTCAGGAATCAAATCGGGGGATTTCTCATTTAATCAAATGCCGGGACAGGGCGGTGCGCGGAATGATCTGTCCGCTGAAGCGCTGTCATTTTCTGAGTTCAGCCTCAAGTTGCAGGAATTATCCAATATGCTGGATGAAAGAACGGATAAGCTGGGGGCATTAGATTCCTTGTTGCGGCATGACCGGATCACAAAGTTTGTGTTGCCCTCCGAGATGCCGGTTGAGACCGATTGGTTTTCTTCCGGTTACGGATACCGGATCGATCCGTTTACTGGAAAGCGAGCGTTTCATGAAGGTGTGGATTTTACTGCGGAAGTGGGCGCACCCATCAAAGCCGCTGCGGGCGGTGTGGTGATCTATTCTGATAGGCATCCTGAGTATGGTAATATGGTTGAAATTGATCATGGTGATGATTTGGTTACGCGGTATGCACATGCATCGAAGCGTCTGGTGAATCTCGGAGAGGTTGTATTGCAGGGGCAGAAAATAGCTGAAGTTGGCAATACCGGCCGTTCCACGGGGCCGCATTTGCATTTTGAAATCCGGCATAAAGACAAACCGCAGAATCCAGCCAAATTTTTGAAAAAGCCGGGTTAA
- a CDS encoding DUF721 domain-containing protein, with amino-acid sequence MASHKVNAYFNLLGKTPEYASLFTAAQKLHEDQSTFSKLIPTQLAQHCNLGRITDGRLTIVAENGAIAAKLKQISPSLLLKLQKLEWQVTAIQILVQADYAAKNAKPSARHGYNKKKLKLSSSGKTCLNQLAATLPDSELKNTIQSFVKKHQND; translated from the coding sequence ATGGCCTCTCATAAAGTTAACGCTTACTTTAACCTGCTTGGCAAAACACCTGAATACGCGAGCCTGTTCACAGCGGCTCAAAAACTGCATGAAGATCAATCCACATTTTCCAAGCTGATCCCAACCCAATTGGCACAGCATTGTAACCTTGGCCGGATCACGGACGGCAGACTGACTATAGTGGCCGAGAATGGCGCAATCGCCGCAAAACTAAAGCAAATCTCTCCATCATTGTTGCTTAAGCTGCAGAAATTAGAGTGGCAAGTTACTGCAATTCAAATTTTGGTGCAAGCGGATTACGCTGCCAAAAACGCAAAACCATCAGCAAGACATGGATACAACAAGAAAAAATTAAAATTAAGTTCAAGCGGAAAAACATGCTTAAATCAATTAGCCGCAACACTGCCGGATTCCGAATTGAAAAACACCATTCAGTCGTTCGTTAAAAAGCACCAGAACGATTAA
- a CDS encoding ribonuclease catalytic domain-containing protein → MNVFYEEAGTFKIGTILADNTTSLQIEAVHGKRSKIKASSVLFRFDKPPLTEFMGHVQKITDELDPDFLWECCAQETEFTSDTLAADYFGHSPSPVESAATLLLLQNAPMYFYKKGHGRYKAAPPDALKAALAGQEKKRLQAAQQARYVEQLNQFILPEEFQSCISGLLYKPDKNSLEWKALEAVCTDKKLTAVRLLEKCGAIPSSHDYHFNQFIWEYFPEGIGFGELESQSVDDVPLDLAVANVAAFSIDDASTTEIDDAFSVTPLPLGSFRIGIHIAAPALGIIPESTLDKTASSRLSTVYLPGKKITMLPDAVINHFTLAESKLCPVLSLYLDVSDDFTVTATESRLEKINIVANLRNNALEQHFNETALNKGDFTHTFSKELSLLWKFACKMEIQRGKTNDSNSDKVDYSFEINGDHVTISERRRGSPIDKVVSELMIYVNTEWGKQLTDAGIIGIFRSQTNGKVKMGISPAPHQGLGVSQYAWSSSPMRRYVDLINQRQLIAMLRNEAPPYHKDSNSLLIAMRDFETAYGIYGEFQRAMERYWCLRWLLQEKIQTVNAQVIKENLVKLDHIPFVARVPSLPEMAPGAYVKLKLSGIDLLERTLHAEFLQKLDA, encoded by the coding sequence ATGAATGTTTTTTATGAAGAAGCTGGAACCTTTAAGATAGGCACTATTCTGGCTGACAATACAACGTCGCTGCAAATAGAGGCTGTGCATGGCAAACGATCGAAAATCAAGGCCTCGTCCGTGTTGTTCAGGTTCGATAAACCGCCTTTAACCGAATTCATGGGGCATGTACAAAAAATAACCGATGAATTGGATCCTGATTTTCTTTGGGAATGCTGCGCGCAAGAAACCGAATTTACCAGCGATACGCTGGCTGCAGATTACTTTGGCCATTCCCCGAGCCCGGTTGAATCGGCCGCGACCTTGCTGCTGCTGCAAAATGCGCCGATGTATTTCTATAAAAAAGGACACGGCCGCTACAAAGCCGCGCCGCCGGATGCACTGAAGGCCGCGCTCGCCGGTCAGGAAAAAAAGCGCCTGCAAGCTGCGCAACAAGCACGCTATGTTGAACAGCTAAATCAATTCATCCTGCCCGAGGAATTCCAATCGTGCATCTCCGGTTTACTCTATAAACCGGATAAGAACTCGCTGGAATGGAAAGCCCTCGAGGCCGTCTGTACGGATAAAAAACTCACTGCCGTAAGATTACTGGAAAAATGCGGCGCTATTCCGTCTTCTCACGATTACCATTTCAATCAATTCATCTGGGAATATTTTCCTGAAGGCATTGGTTTCGGTGAACTGGAATCACAGTCGGTTGATGATGTTCCGCTTGATTTAGCGGTAGCCAATGTTGCGGCATTCAGTATTGATGATGCCTCAACGACAGAAATTGACGACGCATTTTCCGTAACCCCATTGCCTTTGGGAAGTTTCCGCATCGGCATTCATATTGCAGCACCGGCATTGGGAATTATCCCTGAATCAACACTCGACAAAACCGCTTCATCCAGACTTTCCACGGTGTACTTGCCCGGAAAAAAAATCACCATGCTGCCAGATGCGGTGATCAATCACTTTACGTTGGCTGAAAGCAAATTGTGCCCGGTCCTGTCCTTGTATCTGGATGTATCGGATGATTTCACCGTCACGGCTACTGAAAGCCGGCTTGAAAAAATCAACATTGTCGCAAACCTGCGCAACAATGCGCTGGAGCAGCATTTCAACGAAACCGCTTTAAACAAAGGCGATTTCACGCATACCTTCAGCAAAGAATTGAGTCTCTTATGGAAATTTGCTTGCAAAATGGAAATTCAGCGTGGCAAAACCAATGACAGTAATAGCGATAAAGTCGATTACAGCTTTGAAATCAATGGCGATCATGTCACGATCAGCGAGCGCAGACGCGGTTCGCCGATCGATAAGGTCGTATCCGAATTGATGATTTATGTGAATACGGAGTGGGGCAAACAACTCACCGATGCCGGTATCATCGGTATTTTTCGCAGCCAAACCAATGGCAAAGTGAAAATGGGCATCTCTCCCGCACCTCACCAAGGATTGGGCGTTTCCCAATACGCCTGGAGCAGTTCTCCGATGCGGCGGTATGTCGATCTGATCAATCAAAGGCAACTCATCGCCATGCTACGCAATGAAGCACCACCCTACCACAAGGACAGCAACAGCCTTTTAATCGCCATGCGCGACTTTGAAACAGCCTACGGGATTTATGGCGAATTCCAGCGTGCCATGGAACGTTACTGGTGCCTGCGCTGGTTATTGCAGGAAAAGATTCAAACCGTGAACGCTCAGGTTATCAAGGAAAATTTAGTAAAACTCGATCATATCCCCTTCGTCGCGCGAGTTCCTTCGTTGCCTGAGATGGCGCCGGGTGCTTATGTCAAACTTAAATTATCTGGGATCGACTTGTTGGAACGCACCTTGCATGCGGAATTTTTGCAAAAACTGGATGCATAA
- a CDS encoding TonB family protein: MMASLLLHALVFFGVTFQFPQLKSDKIASSLEVVLVNNKTQTKPKESQLLAQDNLDGGGNTEEDRRAKTPFPVLPRNKPVIAESIAQQKVKQLEQEAKKLMAAASETPQIELPKEHKNESESKSVAIDSTDLLLRSLDIARLRAQIDQDHDSYQKRPKRKFVGARTKEYRFARYVEDWRIKVERIGNLNYPEAARKEKLYGNLQLTVGIRADGSLESIEINRSSGEKILDEAAVNIVKLAGQNGFAPFPPDISQDTDILHITRTWVFAASDMLLSQ, translated from the coding sequence ATGATGGCTTCTCTGTTGTTACATGCCCTTGTATTCTTCGGTGTGACTTTTCAGTTTCCGCAACTGAAATCCGACAAGATTGCCTCATCCTTGGAAGTCGTGCTGGTTAACAACAAGACACAGACAAAACCGAAAGAATCCCAATTACTGGCGCAAGATAATCTGGATGGCGGAGGCAACACGGAAGAGGATCGCCGGGCAAAAACGCCGTTCCCGGTACTACCAAGAAACAAACCGGTTATCGCTGAGAGTATTGCGCAGCAAAAAGTTAAACAACTGGAGCAAGAAGCCAAGAAGCTGATGGCCGCTGCCAGCGAAACGCCCCAGATCGAGCTGCCCAAGGAACACAAGAACGAATCGGAAAGCAAATCGGTCGCAATCGACTCGACCGACTTACTGTTGCGCAGCCTGGATATCGCCCGCCTGAGAGCACAGATCGATCAAGACCATGACAGTTATCAGAAACGCCCCAAACGCAAATTTGTCGGCGCGCGTACCAAAGAGTACCGATTCGCCCGCTACGTTGAGGACTGGCGTATTAAAGTCGAACGTATCGGTAATTTGAATTACCCGGAAGCCGCCAGAAAAGAAAAGCTCTATGGCAACCTGCAACTGACCGTCGGTATCCGCGCCGATGGCAGTCTGGAATCGATTGAAATCAATCGCTCATCCGGAGAAAAAATCCTCGACGAAGCGGCTGTCAATATCGTTAAACTCGCCGGGCAAAATGGATTCGCGCCCTTTCCACCGGATATAAGCCAGGACACGGATATTTTGCACATCACCCGTACCTGGGTATTCGCAGCTTCCGATATGTTACTGAGTCAATAA